A segment of the Bdellovibrio bacteriovorus genome:
GCCGTGGGATATCACCAGGATCTGGGATTTGGTGATATTCACGGCGATAAAGCTGACCGCATTGACGCTCGGAAACCAATACGTGTCCGGGTCGACCCAGAAGTTTTCCAGGCCCTCTTTAAGCTGTAACAGTTCCCAATGATTTTTGCTTTTGGTTCGTTGCATGACTTCAATTTGATCGAGGTCATCATAACGGCGAATTTGACTTTCCATCGAGGCCATCAGGGTCTGGATCATCAGAGACCATGTGGCCGGACGCAAGTGCCAGTCATTCAGGTCCCGCAGTTCCTCCAAATCCGCCGCCAAGTCCTGCGCGGAGCTTTGATAAAATTCAATTCGCACGCAGGCAAAGTCTGCGTAAGCCTCTTCCACTCGGGCGCATTCGGTGCGCAGGGTTTTCAAGGATGAACTGGCTTCGATTTCGGTCAACGCCCAGACGCCGGAAGGACAGGACATACACAGGAACATTGTTATCAGTAAGAATTTCATGAATCACCTCAGGTACAATGGATTGCAAGCCAGAGGCATAATTCAATTAAAATTCAATCGTTCTTGGGTGAACTGCTGTCCGATGTTGGGAACAGGGGCAAACCTGTCCGCGCAATTGTCTTCGCCCGATACTTTTTATTTTCGCAATTTGCAAAGCGCCTCAGAGCTTTGCTAGGATGGCGCCATGAAATGGGCCTTTATACTTGTATTTTTTGTAAGCTCAATGGCGATGGCTGAACAGTCGCCTTTGCAGTCGCCCAAGCCTGTGGTGATGGGGCTGCCCTTTCATGTCAAACGCATTAAAGCCATCATGCAGTATCAGGACTTCATCAATCAGACTATGTCCAGCGTGGGATACAAAGTCAGCATCCGCAACACTCAAGGCAGTCCCCCCAATAAAGTGCTGACCGATGGACAGATCGACGCCATTACCTATGACGACAAGACCTGGACCGAGCAGCGGGATAAGACCGTCAGTCTGTCATTTCCGATTATTCGCACTCGAGGGCGCATTTTTTTCAAGGGTAACAACACACGATTTGACGAAACCAAACTGGCAAAGTTCAAGGGCGGTATTTCCAATAACAATATGGCGTTCACAGAAGAAGCAACCCGCCGCAAACTGAGGTTCATCAACACCGCAAGTCCGTTGCAAAGTGTGGTGGATCTAATGAGTGGCAAGATTGACTATTTTGTCGCCATCCAGGAAGTGGGATTGAGTGCCGTCGATTCTCACCCCGAAGGCAAAAGCAGTATTGTCATGGGTAAAACAGTTTTTCTGGAAGTGCCGCTGTATCTGACTTTTTCGCGAAAGTTCCAGTCGGATCTGCCGCGGATTGAAAGTGCCTTTCGCAAAGCGCTGACCGGAGACCTGTCCAAATACCCGCTGATCATTGAAAATCTGAATAAAGAGCCCTGAAATGAAAAAACCCGCTGCTTTGAACAGCGGGTTTTGTTTTTTAAGTCGGGGTGATTTCGTTTGGCGGGGTCAGACCTTTCTTTTTGATCTTCTCTACCAGAGTTGTGCGGTTCAGTCTTAGCAAAGCCGCTGCCTGATTGCGATTCCAGCCTGTTTTTTCCAGGGCTTTCAGAATCAGGGCGTTTTCGTAAGCGTCCACCGCCGAATTAAAGTCCATACCCACATCCGGAATTTCAAGGCCGCCGATTTCAGTCGAAGCCGTTTTGCCGGATTTGTATTTCAAAGGCAGATCGGAAATGTCCACCTGACCCTGGCCTTTAAGGATCGTCATGCGCTCCACCAGGTTTTCAAGTTCACGGATGTTTCCTGGCCAAGGGTAATTCACCAGACAGTCCAAAGCATCAGAAGTGATGCCGGTCAGACCGCGGCCCTTGGTTTTATTGAAGATATCCATGAAATGATTCAGCAGCAGCGGAATATCGCTCTTGCGTTCGCGCAAAGCCGGAACGGTGATCGGAATCACGTTCAGGCGATAGAACAGATCCTCACGGAACTTGCCGTTTTCAACCGCTTCTTCCAGATTCAGATTGGTCGCGGCAATTACACGCACATTCACGCTGACAGTTTTGGTGGATCCCACCGGCTCAAAGCTTCTTTCCTGCAGGGCGCGCAAAAGCTTCACTTGCAGGGACGGCTCAAGATCACCGATTTCATCCAGGAAGATCGTGCCCCCGTCAGCCATTTCAAAGCGGCCCACACGGTTGGCAATGGCGCCGGTGAAGGCACCTTTCATATGACCGAACAGTTCACTTTCCAAAAGTTCTGAAGGGATCGCACCGCAGTTAATCGGTACAAAAGGCCCTTGTGCGCGGGAGGAGTTATAGTGAATTGCGCGGGCAATCAGTTCTTTCCCGGTCCCGGATTCCCCGGTCACCAGAACTGTCGAATCAGAATCAGCCACGCGCTCAATCATGCGCAGAACATTCTGGATTTGGTCGCTGGTGCCGATGATCTGGTCGAATTTGTATTTCTTGTTCAGCTCCGAGCGCAGTTGCTGATTTTCCTGCTGCAGTTTTTTGTGCGTCAGGGCTTTTTCAATCAGACTCATCAGCTCTTCAAGATTGAAGGGTTTGGTCACGAAGTGGAAGGCCCCTTTTTGAGTCGCGCGAATCGCGGATTCAATAGTGGCATGACCAGTCAGGATGATCACTTCAGTCGCCGGTGTGAGTGATTTAAGATAAGTCATGAACTCGATGCCGTCGCCATCTGGAAGATTCAAATCGACAATGGCCAGATCCACCGGGCTGTCACCCTGGCACAGAACTTTGGCTTCTTCGATTTTATTGGCGGTGATGACGTTCAGGCCTTTGCGATCCAGCACCCGGAACAGAGCGGTGCGGAGTGAAGACTCATCATCTAATATCAGGACACGTTGGCTACGCATGAACCTTCCTTCCATGGTGGGTTCTTGGCGGAAGAAACCGCCTAAAATCAGGATAAGGGGATTTTGACGGGACTGTCAAAAAATCCGCGCCTGGCAAGGCTTTCAGGACCATAAAACTGGACGGGGGTGGGAAAAAAATGCCAGATTTCGCTGGGCCAGAGGCGAGGAAAATTCGAGCTTTTTCTCGTGAAGCAAGGCCTGCCAAAACCCATGGAAATTGCTAACAGCTAAAGAAGACTTGGGTATTCCAATTTTACCAGAAAGAACTGATTAAAAGACGGGCAGACCTGACAGGGATTCGCAAAAACCCCTGCCTTGTGAGGCCACAAGGGCTTAGAAGCCCAGGTTTTCGATCTTTTTGCGAAGCAGGTCCAAAGTGACGGGTTTAACGATGTAGTCATCCACACCGTCTTTCAAGGCGGACTTCACCGAGTTTTCATCTGACACATTGGTGGTCATGATGACTTTCACGGATTTGAATTTTCGCGACCGTTTCAGTTCCTGCAAAACGGCGGCACCATCACGCTTGGGCATACGCCAATCCAAAAAGATCAGTTGCACGGGGTTCAGCGTATCAAAGGCATTTTCCAATTTTCCCAAAGCGATGGATCCATCTTCGGCTTCAAGAATATTCTTAAAGCCCAGGGTGTCCAGCGCCGCCACCATGATCATGCGGTCGGTGCTGTTGTCGTCAATTACCAGAGTCGGACATTTAATGCGTTGAAAACTCATGTGGAAATTCCTTGTTGTGGTACTTCGAGCATTTCTGAGCGCCACAGATGCGTGCAGGCCATCTTGTATTCAGAGCGAAGTTGCAGCAGCAGATAACGAAGCTCTTCTTTGGTGCCCGCACGGGCCTGCTTTTCGATATCGCTGCACAGTTGACCCATGACACGCAGGCCGGCATTCACACAGCTTGATTTCAGATAGTGGGCGCGGTCAGCAAGGTCTTTCAGATCCCCGCGTTTTTCCGCTTCGATCATCTCCACCACATAGGCGGGGGCCTCTTTACCCCATGCCTGCAGAATCTGCTTCATCAGGTCGTCAGCCATATCCGGGCTGATCTGGCGCAGGTTTTCCATGGC
Coding sequences within it:
- a CDS encoding transporter substrate-binding domain-containing protein — protein: MKWAFILVFFVSSMAMAEQSPLQSPKPVVMGLPFHVKRIKAIMQYQDFINQTMSSVGYKVSIRNTQGSPPNKVLTDGQIDAITYDDKTWTEQRDKTVSLSFPIIRTRGRIFFKGNNTRFDETKLAKFKGGISNNNMAFTEEATRRKLRFINTASPLQSVVDLMSGKIDYFVAIQEVGLSAVDSHPEGKSSIVMGKTVFLEVPLYLTFSRKFQSDLPRIESAFRKALTGDLSKYPLIIENLNKEP
- a CDS encoding sigma-54-dependent transcriptional regulator, whose product is MRSQRVLILDDESSLRTALFRVLDRKGLNVITANKIEEAKVLCQGDSPVDLAIVDLNLPDGDGIEFMTYLKSLTPATEVIILTGHATIESAIRATQKGAFHFVTKPFNLEELMSLIEKALTHKKLQQENQQLRSELNKKYKFDQIIGTSDQIQNVLRMIERVADSDSTVLVTGESGTGKELIARAIHYNSSRAQGPFVPINCGAIPSELLESELFGHMKGAFTGAIANRVGRFEMADGGTIFLDEIGDLEPSLQVKLLRALQERSFEPVGSTKTVSVNVRVIAATNLNLEEAVENGKFREDLFYRLNVIPITVPALRERKSDIPLLLNHFMDIFNKTKGRGLTGITSDALDCLVNYPWPGNIRELENLVERMTILKGQGQVDISDLPLKYKSGKTASTEIGGLEIPDVGMDFNSAVDAYENALILKALEKTGWNRNQAAALLRLNRTTLVEKIKKKGLTPPNEITPT
- a CDS encoding response regulator, whose translation is MSFQRIKCPTLVIDDNSTDRMIMVAALDTLGFKNILEAEDGSIALGKLENAFDTLNPVQLIFLDWRMPKRDGAAVLQELKRSRKFKSVKVIMTTNVSDENSVKSALKDGVDDYIVKPVTLDLLRKKIENLGF